The DNA segment tttttatgcaaatgaGGTTTTATAAATGTATTGGAGTTAATAAAgaaagttgttaaaatacattttaatttctACAGTATAATATCTCTTTCAATAAACAGGAATTATTTGGAACCAAAATcccaaaaatttggtgttcaATTTTCTCGATTTTAGAAATACTATTCTTCTGATTAACAGTCGAAAGAATCTAATTTTAAGTTAATCAATTCAAGTTAACACGTATTGCTAAACAATAGTGAAAGCTTTAATCTGTGCCATTTTCTGaactatatttttgtaattttaaatcGCAAAGCACAATGACAATGATAAATGTGAATGACAAATTCAATGACGTAAACAAAGATATATTTTAATGAGGTAAGAACCTGTTTTTCTATTGTAACAAAAAGATAATAGAGATTTTTCAGTGGAAGAAAATATACATCATTGTGTAAAAGAGAATTCATGCTGCGAAAGTTTCTTAATGAACGTGAAATAAACATCAGACATCGAATATTTTCTATGTGCATATAACATTTACAGAGAAAAATAAGTGGCAGCAAACAAGCGCATTTAAATAGAAACAGAGCTTATGTGTCCTTATGAAAAAGTTCTTTTGCAATGgatagaaaaatatttgcgtCTAGctacaaacaaacacaaatttaGAATTGTTTctcttattttcaaaataatttttatctaggttctggaaaaaaatttttctaccGGGCAAATTTTCTTTCTAGTCATCGTCTACCGGTTGCATTTGTTGATCATTTCTTTGTCGAATAGATTCCATCAAACGTTGCTGCAATCTAATTCTTTTCCTGATATAATACTGCCATTGTAACAACATTTGATCTTCAATGAATTTAGCGCATGGTCTGGTCACCAGTTCAGTTCGAAATTGCTCGTATTGCAACAGTTCTAGCATGTAGATGCACTGAGGGTACTTGATATACTTCACATATTCTGGCTTTTTCCAGTACCTCAGGTATTCGAGGTAGTTCACAAATTTTCGCTCctaaacaaaaacacattaaATATTTGATGCTTCAAACAAGTTTTGCACAACAATTAACACGTAACTTTAACCATTCCGGCAAACATTAGCAAGCAGGGAAGCGTTAATGTCATTTAAAACAGTGAAAATGAGAAAAGATTCAAGCATCTAAAAAGGGCATGACAAATAATAGGCTATAACGTAGCCTATGAGTCTGATGttttttttcatgcaaaccaaGCATTCAAAATTGCCACACGCTCAAAATAGACGGGACTGGTAGGCTAAAATAGAAAATTAGCTACTAATAATTTGGTGACGAAATTAATGGGTATATATCACGGATGATCACTTTGACACCTACCTTAAAATATCTCCTTTGCGCCAAAAAGTTCAAGTAGTGTGGATTGGCCAAGCATTGAACAAACTCCAGTTCAACTTGAAAGCGCACGCGGTCATCAGCCAGGTTTGGATTGGGAACTTCCACTCGGGTCGGTTGATATGTTGGGGTCGATACGGATTCGAGGTCTTGAGGCGACGCAGTGCACTCGTGAGAGGAATGAGGTTGATTTTCTGCTTCTTTCTCCGTTTGCGGGTCTTGCAGGCTGCTGCTGATGCCATTGAAATTACAAGGAATAAGGTCGGTTGCGGACGGTAATTCAATCATCCTAGACTCGGAAGTGTCGAGGATTTCTGATGCACTCGCAAGTTCAATCGATGAACTGGAGACTTCGCCGCATTGTTCGGGGGCATTATCATCATATCTGCGCTTCTTTCGTCGCCGGTCTTTAAACCATTGCGCAATCTGCTGTTCGCTCAAGTCAAGTTCAATCGCGAGTTCTGCTTTTCGATAGTAGGAGACGTAGCGGTTGTAGCGGAATTCCTCTTCCAGTGCTGTGTTCTGCTGTGCTGTGAACACCATTTTATACCTATTTTTTCTCTGCTTCATCCATGctagaaaaacaaacaacttgcTGTTAACGAATGTGTTGTTCACTTTGCAGCATAAATGTCAATTTATTCACGTAAAAAAAGTGACCGATCTTTTATCTTGATGAGAACGAAATATTCCGAGCACGTAACAGTAAAAGAATGAATCTGTACTTGCTGctttaaaaattaccaaactCTGCCTCACTTTCGCTTCAAAAGCTATTGCTATGCATCTGTTCTACACAATTCGCCTTTAAGGCAACaagataaaaatgttacaaaCATATAGACAATTGCGACACCATGCTTACTCACAACAGCTTGATAGCTAATCACTTTGTGATTATGCCGTTAGATGTAGTGAGTGTTTTACTTGCAATTTCGTGAAAAGGCAGTTACCAGATGATGTAATATAGTAAACCGAAGAATCCCGTTGCAAATGTAACCACATTTGGAAGAAAAGCTGTTACCGAAAGACGTCACAATGCGTATGTGCTGCTTTAGCAGAGATATGACAATCAGTAACGGACAAGGCATGGTTGGAAAAGAACGCTATGATAAACGTTGTCTTTCATGGTTTGGGAATTACGTACACTGAAGTTTTATAAACGTCATGCAAGCCATCATTGCATTTGTAGCACAAATTTACGCGAACATTTTTAAGCGTAGTATGGCGCACAAATTTGTGTTTATACACCAAGCAAAGTCAGAACGGTAGACTTCATAAACATCCAGATGACACCAAAACCAACATACTAACAAAATAGAGAGCACTTCCGACAGCCATACGTTTGCATTATTGCGTGTTACAGACAGTCCCACCAAACGATTACCTATACAGTAGTAATGCATATAATGCCACAACTCACCAACGTCTTAGAGCCACCAAGTAACAACGTGAAATGAACACCTGCAATTGCAAAAAACGTTTCAAATACGAGTGTGCAGCCAATCAGATAGCAGAAAAAGCAGATGCACTAAAATCACGAAGATTGTAAATAGAAGAAGTATAAAATGACTTTGgaagtgatgacgtcatcagatTGACAATGAGAAGGTTTGGAGAGTAGTTGTGGTCATCATAAGTAGTAGAATCAATCATTGGTCagttttatttcgttttaGGTTAACACTTGCTTAGAAATGCTGAAAAAGTTAACAGACATTTGTGTGCTGGTATTCAATATTTTCCTTGCTATTATTCGAGCAATTATCAAGTAAGTAATAAACTTCATACTTTAAACGACGCATTACCAGTAGCTTAGACCTATTGTTATTGGCATCATGAATACAGGAACTGATTTGTGAAAGAAGTTCTTTATATACTTCAGTAATGTCATCTTTTTTTGGCAAAACACGGGTGATGAAATTATTATGCCAAGGAGAAGTGAAACGTTTGGTCACCGCTACTCAGATatttaaataatataatatatgcTGTAATGAAATTGTGATGTATGTGACATTGAACTTGACACGTcgacccacttcactacaatgtttgcgagttgaattgtttattgcggtCGATGgtatatgagtctcataaggtcgttgtctgcttttctcaacctcagacttaattgttcaccttaacgAATTATTGTTTTATGAAGCTGACAACGAAGTTGTCTAACTTGatactgaacttcttcaaatcgAATTTAATAGTAGTTTCACAGGAATAACAACTCCATAAACTGaatatattgaagcttctttgaaagATAACATTCTTACAAATCATTTgcacaacaacaacataaaaaaactCTATGTTGCAATTCTCTTAGTTAGCGAATGAATGAAGACCGAATAAGTCAGGCAATATATAAGCAGGAAGTAATGGATTACGTcgcgcagtgttatgctttgCTGATTCGATATTTAAAGACGAGAGTTTTATATCTTATTTAATctgtatattacattaattacaATATCATCACAATGCATTACTTTTCAATTTCTACATACGTCATATTAAGCCTTTAGTTTCATTCAGTCTTGAGCTTAAATTTCAATGCAACTtagctttgtttttaattcaACTTGTTTAAATTGTGTATTTGCGGTATAACAGATGTGTACTTGAGCTTTTGGCGGAGTTGATCACGCTATAATCTGTCTTGATCTTAGATTTGTATAAGTCTGTAATGACCGACTGGAAATTATAGCAGTTTATGATGAAACATTGTGCGTGCgaagacacaaattttggcgtgatggcGTGCACTAGCCTAATGCcctaattttttatttattataagtcGGCATTCAAACAATCAATGTTACATGATTTGTTTACTGTGAATTGGTGTTACCTTGCAAACGTTTGGCATGCATGTTTATGATTCTTATGTGTTCatctgccacactttccattaaaatatttctgctATGATCACGTTTTTCAGCCTTAATTGTTCTACGTAAAATATGATATGAATTATATAATTATCATTa comes from the Clavelina lepadiformis chromosome 5, kaClaLepa1.1, whole genome shotgun sequence genome and includes:
- the LOC143459993 gene encoding uncharacterized protein LOC143459993; this encodes MKQRKNRYKMVFTAQQNTALEEEFRYNRYVSYYRKAELAIELDLSEQQIAQWFKDRRRKKRRYDDNAPEQCGEVSSSSIELASASEILDTSESRMIELPSATDLIPCNFNGISSSLQDPQTEKEAENQPHSSHECTASPQDLESVSTPTYQPTRVEVPNPNLADDRVRFQVELEFVQCLANPHYLNFLAQRRYFKERKFVNYLEYLRYWKKPEYVKYIKYPQCIYMLELLQYEQFRTELVTRPCAKFIEDQMLLQWQYYIRKRIRLQQRLMESIRQRNDQQMQPVDDD